In the Flavobacterium acetivorans genome, one interval contains:
- a CDS encoding sensor histidine kinase, which translates to MYFYIKSAFSLYERTISAILRNDFTSDFSKHKAYKNYADLFHLYENLKNKQKEEVSKDIVYRSILNTIETGIIILQKQENDWNIFLMNDYFSEHFDVPKVSKWKYLKSQLPSLCTIIEEQDFQEIKTSLEIRVNQQDTQTFVLQTSRSAIYNQDYFVVLLDSIQNVIEKKEKEAWGNLMKVISHELLNSITPIRSLSQNLHELVQQETISSEDLDDMKTSVSTMLRRSDHLQQFVESYRKLAMLPTPKKERTSLKNLIYSCFKIMNPLFQKEEIEVVNAISDSNNWLEIDLKQMEQVFINLLTNCIYALKESEKKQIFISAETKENRTFITIADNGKGIEPEIENKIFLPFFTTRKEGAGIGLTLSKNIIEAHGGYLAYRKNEDDKTTFVICLIVN; encoded by the coding sequence ATGTATTTTTATATTAAAAGTGCTTTTTCGCTTTATGAAAGAACGATTAGTGCCATATTAAGAAATGATTTTACCTCTGATTTTTCTAAACATAAGGCGTATAAAAACTATGCTGACTTGTTTCATTTATATGAAAATCTGAAAAACAAACAAAAGGAAGAGGTTTCAAAAGACATCGTTTACCGATCGATTTTAAACACGATAGAAACCGGAATTATTATTTTACAAAAGCAGGAAAATGATTGGAATATCTTTTTGATGAACGATTATTTTTCTGAACATTTTGATGTGCCAAAAGTTTCGAAATGGAAATATCTGAAAAGTCAGTTGCCTTCTTTGTGTACAATTATTGAGGAACAGGATTTTCAGGAAATTAAAACATCATTAGAGATACGGGTAAATCAGCAAGACACACAAACATTTGTATTGCAGACTTCGAGAAGTGCAATTTACAATCAGGATTATTTTGTTGTATTGCTGGATTCAATTCAGAATGTAATAGAGAAAAAAGAGAAAGAAGCCTGGGGTAATTTAATGAAAGTGATTTCCCATGAATTATTAAACTCGATTACACCTATTCGATCGCTTTCGCAAAATCTACACGAGCTAGTCCAACAAGAAACCATTTCATCAGAAGATTTAGACGACATGAAAACCAGCGTGAGCACGATGTTGAGACGAAGTGATCATTTGCAGCAATTTGTGGAAAGTTATCGAAAGTTGGCCATGTTGCCTACACCTAAAAAAGAAAGAACGAGTCTTAAGAACTTAATTTACAGCTGTTTTAAAATCATGAATCCACTTTTTCAAAAAGAAGAAATCGAAGTTGTGAATGCTATTTCTGATAGCAATAATTGGTTGGAAATAGATTTAAAACAAATGGAACAAGTATTCATCAACTTATTGACCAATTGTATTTATGCTTTAAAAGAGAGCGAAAAAAAACAAATATTTATTTCGGCTGAAACCAAAGAGAACAGGACTTTTATCACTATTGCAGACAATGGAAAAGGCATTGAACCCGAAATAGAAAATAAAATATTCTTACCGTTTTTCACCACCCGAAAAGAAGGAGCCGGCATTGGGCTCACCTTGTCTAAAAATATTATCGAAGCGCATGGCGGTTATCTCGCCTATAGAAAAAATGAAGATGATAAAACTACTTTTGTGATTTGCCTTATAGTTAACTAA
- a CDS encoding TolC family protein: MNKKRIITFAFFLFFALVNGQGNPWSLTKCMDLALQNNIEIKIKTLEIKRTQQSQNSVLNRMLPSVNLYGEQSYNFGSTIDPSTNGRVSSNIQNDNFFLNAKTNLIDFSAFANAKKDKISIELAKAEKEVVENEYKLQLLESYYQALYTQELLKIQKEQLQQAAFNLDRITKEVAIGSKAQSDLYDMQLSYSEEENSYIATQQVYGIQKKQLFQLMNATDIETDTVVLEIYFNENASDLVENTTYNPKIKRAEFQYQNSLKSIAASRATNLPVLTAYYGYSTFYYKNIKNANGFTDSFSNQLSDNKSQQLGMQLAIPIFNGFRNNKRIMASKIESEKAKLVTEQVKQELDKQLVLEEQNKKNCLQLQQKLNNRQKYAKASFTTMQAKFASGRVEAIVFSAVKNQLLKAEYDGLKNNLQLQYINLKIKLLKNNSL, from the coding sequence ATGAATAAAAAACGAATCATAACGTTTGCCTTTTTTTTATTTTTTGCTTTAGTAAATGGCCAAGGAAATCCTTGGTCGCTTACTAAATGCATGGATCTGGCATTGCAGAATAATATCGAAATTAAAATAAAAACACTTGAAATAAAAAGAACTCAGCAATCACAAAACTCGGTTTTAAACCGAATGCTGCCTTCGGTTAATTTGTATGGGGAACAGAGCTACAATTTTGGTTCTACCATCGATCCTTCGACTAACGGTAGAGTAAGTTCGAATATTCAAAACGATAATTTCTTTTTGAATGCCAAAACCAATCTGATTGATTTTAGCGCTTTTGCCAATGCGAAAAAAGATAAAATTAGTATTGAACTCGCTAAAGCTGAAAAAGAAGTGGTTGAAAACGAATACAAACTACAGCTTTTAGAGAGTTATTATCAAGCGCTTTATACCCAGGAATTATTAAAAATTCAGAAAGAACAATTGCAGCAAGCGGCTTTCAATTTAGATCGAATTACTAAGGAAGTGGCTATTGGAAGCAAAGCCCAAAGTGATTTGTACGACATGCAATTGAGCTATTCTGAAGAAGAAAACAGCTATATAGCAACACAACAAGTATACGGTATTCAAAAAAAGCAATTGTTTCAGTTGATGAATGCGACTGATATCGAAACCGACACGGTTGTTCTGGAGATTTATTTCAATGAAAATGCTTCCGATTTGGTGGAAAACACAACTTATAACCCAAAAATAAAACGTGCTGAATTTCAGTATCAAAATAGCCTGAAAAGCATTGCTGCATCCAGGGCAACTAATTTACCCGTGCTTACGGCCTATTATGGCTATTCCACTTTTTATTATAAAAACATTAAGAATGCAAATGGTTTTACAGATTCATTTTCGAATCAATTATCCGATAATAAAAGCCAGCAACTAGGCATGCAACTAGCGATTCCTATTTTTAACGGATTTAGGAATAACAAGCGAATAATGGCATCAAAAATAGAAAGCGAAAAAGCCAAATTAGTTACAGAACAAGTAAAACAAGAGTTGGATAAACAATTGGTATTAGAGGAACAAAATAAAAAGAATTGTTTGCAATTGCAACAGAAATTAAACAACCGACAAAAGTATGCCAAAGCTTCCTTTACCACCATGCAAGCAAAATTTGCAAGCGGTAGAGTAGAAGCCATCGTTTTTTCGGCTGTAAAAAATCAATTGCTGAAAGCCGAATACGATGGCTTAAAAAACAATCTTCAATTGCAATACATCAATTTAAAAATCAAGCTGTTGAAAAACAATAGTTTGTAG
- a CDS encoding ABC transporter permease — protein MLKNWINIFLYHTKNNKLFTALNVLGLAIGVAGLIFAILYWNDEHSYNEWNPEKDTVFQVLVDLGENNVWTNAPVTFAPFLKNDPTIEKMLYCENWYQSPLYKYNGKKIIIEKLFNSQNDFFEFFPFEFVKGNPKTVLQYENSMAMSEKTAALFFGAENPIGKQIQFENQFLTVTAVYKITGNSSIAPDAVVNNMKARIDLDQNSWGNFNSGWYIKLKDPSKTSQLSAKLNAIYYQNKILKEAKQEGISPKEYQEKYGTFNFILEPLSVSRLHTLGQGSPEGKGNYQFLLIMLGLSILILILSIVNYVNLATANAIRRAKEVGVRKIVGASKLDIIKQFLFETVITVSISILLALVIVELALPHYNEFLDKELIIYGSQFYLQIAFIFLITIICAGLFPAIYVSNFESLKVLKGNFARSKSGVWLRNGMLILQFAIASFFIIGSYIVFEQVRYLSNKNLGFSGEQVLEIFYFKPEAIRNAKNAEELIFNRYKTVKTEISKIKGVEQVATGAFKFGGGNDSSSSFSYKGINIQGQNIGIDFGMLEMMKIGMAQGRYLNPKIASDTINSMMVNETALKMMNENNPIGKMVNWNGSNLKIVGVVKDFSLYSPQGRIPPMVFFHFKTIDWMIGNINHVYVKIKSDDTEQTIADIEKFWVKHVDADYPFQYSFIDKNYKRTYKTYVKQKNLFSLLNVVVILIALFGLFALASYSIERRMKEIAIRKTLGAETNVLLKELSKQYVIFSVIGFGIALFPVYYLLNQWLDNFAYRIDISIYPFIIGFIGLLFLTLLVVLSRAYQATRVDVLHYLKYE, from the coding sequence ATGCTAAAAAACTGGATTAATATATTCTTATATCACACCAAAAACAACAAGCTCTTTACGGCTTTGAATGTTTTAGGGTTGGCTATAGGAGTTGCGGGATTGATTTTCGCTATACTATATTGGAATGACGAACACAGCTACAACGAATGGAATCCAGAGAAAGATACCGTTTTTCAAGTTTTAGTCGATTTAGGGGAAAATAATGTTTGGACAAATGCACCAGTGACATTTGCCCCATTTTTAAAAAATGATCCTACTATTGAAAAGATGCTGTATTGCGAAAATTGGTACCAATCACCACTTTATAAGTACAATGGCAAAAAAATAATTATTGAAAAACTGTTCAACAGTCAGAATGATTTTTTTGAATTTTTCCCTTTTGAGTTTGTGAAAGGAAATCCAAAAACGGTCTTGCAATACGAAAATAGTATGGCAATGAGTGAAAAAACAGCGGCACTTTTTTTTGGAGCTGAGAATCCAATAGGCAAACAAATTCAATTTGAAAACCAATTTTTAACGGTCACTGCGGTATACAAAATTACAGGAAACTCTTCTATAGCTCCTGATGCTGTGGTCAACAACATGAAGGCAAGAATAGACTTAGACCAAAATAGCTGGGGTAATTTTAACTCTGGTTGGTATATCAAATTAAAAGATCCTTCAAAAACGAGTCAACTCTCGGCTAAACTGAATGCAATTTATTATCAGAATAAAATACTAAAAGAAGCAAAACAAGAAGGAATTAGTCCAAAAGAATATCAGGAGAAGTATGGCACTTTCAATTTCATTCTAGAACCGCTTTCTGTTTCGAGGTTGCATACCTTAGGACAAGGATCACCCGAAGGTAAAGGGAATTATCAGTTTTTGTTAATCATGTTAGGATTATCAATTTTGATTTTAATCTTGTCCATTGTGAACTATGTCAATCTAGCTACAGCCAATGCCATTCGTCGTGCCAAAGAAGTAGGCGTGAGAAAAATTGTTGGAGCCTCAAAGTTGGATATCATCAAGCAATTTTTATTTGAGACTGTAATTACGGTTTCCATTTCTATTTTACTGGCGCTGGTCATTGTTGAACTGGCATTACCGCACTATAATGAGTTCTTGGATAAAGAATTAATCATCTATGGAAGTCAGTTTTACCTGCAAATTGCATTCATTTTTTTAATTACAATCATTTGTGCAGGTCTATTTCCAGCCATTTATGTCTCTAATTTTGAATCCTTAAAGGTTTTAAAAGGAAATTTTGCAAGAAGCAAAAGTGGTGTATGGCTGCGAAACGGCATGCTGATTTTACAATTTGCTATTGCCTCTTTCTTTATTATTGGTTCCTATATCGTCTTTGAACAAGTCCGTTATCTAAGTAATAAAAACCTAGGTTTCTCGGGAGAACAGGTTTTAGAAATCTTTTATTTTAAACCCGAAGCCATTCGAAATGCAAAAAATGCAGAAGAACTGATCTTCAATCGTTACAAAACGGTAAAAACAGAAATTTCAAAAATCAAAGGAGTAGAGCAAGTAGCAACCGGAGCATTCAAATTTGGTGGAGGAAACGATTCTTCTTCGAGTTTTAGTTATAAAGGAATCAACATTCAGGGGCAAAATATAGGAATTGATTTTGGCATGCTCGAAATGATGAAAATTGGTATGGCCCAGGGTCGCTATTTGAATCCAAAAATTGCTTCCGATACCATTAATTCAATGATGGTGAACGAGACTGCTTTAAAGATGATGAACGAGAATAATCCAATTGGGAAAATGGTCAATTGGAACGGGAGCAATCTTAAAATTGTTGGAGTTGTCAAAGATTTTAGCCTCTATAGCCCACAGGGCAGAATACCGCCAATGGTGTTTTTTCACTTCAAAACTATCGATTGGATGATTGGAAACATCAATCATGTTTATGTCAAAATAAAATCAGATGATACCGAACAAACAATCGCTGATATAGAAAAATTTTGGGTTAAACATGTGGATGCTGATTACCCTTTTCAATATAGTTTTATTGATAAAAACTACAAGCGAACGTATAAAACCTATGTAAAACAAAAAAACCTTTTCTCTTTGTTGAATGTAGTCGTAATTCTAATCGCCCTTTTTGGGTTGTTTGCCTTGGCTTCCTATTCTATTGAAAGGCGAATGAAAGAAATTGCCATCCGAAAAACCCTTGGTGCCGAAACTAATGTTTTGCTGAAAGAACTCTCCAAGCAATATGTCATTTTTAGTGTAATCGGATTTGGGATTGCTTTATTTCCGGTGTATTATTTGCTGAACCAGTGGTTAGATAATTTTGCTTATCGAATTGATATTTCTATTTATCCATTTATAATTGGATTTATCGGTTTACTGTTTTTGACCCTTTTGGTAGTCTTATCAAGAGCCTATCAAGCCACAAGAGTGGATGTTTTACACTATTTAAAATACGAATAA
- a CDS encoding ABC transporter ATP-binding protein, whose product MINIKNLSKIFRTEEIETKALSDVSLTINQGDFVSIMGPSGSGKSTLLNIVGLLDSASGGSYQLLDQEMIGLKEKGKSKVRKENIGFIFQNFNLIDELSVYDNIELPLIYNKVPSSERKQKVEAIAQKLNISHRLKHYPQQLSGGQQQRVAVARALINDPKIILADEPTGNLDSKNGNEVMELLTDLHTNGATILMVTHSDYDASFSQKTILMKDGIVLSEKLNRRNVDVLVTTSNN is encoded by the coding sequence ATGATCAACATTAAAAACCTTTCGAAAATTTTTAGAACAGAAGAAATTGAAACAAAAGCCCTAAGTGATGTTTCCTTGACCATTAATCAAGGTGATTTTGTCTCCATTATGGGTCCTTCAGGAAGCGGAAAATCCACTCTGTTAAATATTGTAGGACTGCTTGACAGCGCCTCTGGAGGGAGTTATCAATTGCTGGATCAGGAAATGATTGGATTGAAAGAAAAAGGAAAATCAAAGGTTCGAAAAGAAAATATTGGCTTCATTTTTCAAAATTTCAACCTGATTGATGAATTATCAGTTTATGATAATATCGAATTACCGCTAATTTACAACAAAGTGCCATCATCAGAAAGAAAACAAAAAGTAGAAGCAATCGCTCAAAAACTGAACATTTCACATCGATTGAAACATTATCCGCAACAACTTTCCGGAGGACAACAACAACGTGTGGCGGTGGCAAGAGCTTTAATTAATGATCCCAAAATTATTCTTGCCGATGAACCTACAGGAAATTTGGATAGTAAAAATGGAAACGAAGTAATGGAATTACTAACCGATTTACATACCAACGGCGCCACAATCCTAATGGTTACGCACTCTGATTATGACGCTTCATTTTCACAGAAAACTATTTTGATGAAGGATGGAATTGTACTTTCTGAAAAATTGAATCGTAGAAATGTAGATGTTTTAGTAACTACTTCCAACAACTAG
- a CDS encoding efflux RND transporter periplasmic adaptor subunit produces MDTIIKSKNNKKKYLIIALPIILVLGYIVFTSATKKRSLNVKKEEITIKTVEDGFFEDFMSFQAKAVPVNSMLINIIEGGAVQEIFVGNGDMVTKGQSLARLYNPNAELAYMQQETAIIEQINNLNKAKLDLRNQELNLGKDLIAIEHDYLDAKNLLDTNKNLFEQEILAKSEWEKTKENYRFQKERMSIIKQSVSKEKQANQIQIGQLNQSIGIMNKSLGILRTNKKNFLVTAPISGRLSSFEPILGKTYAQNTSIGFIDDQKGYKLVADVDEFYLDRVSENQKGTVDFENKSIDVKITKVIPEVKNGRFQVELDFIVTDKMDLKQGLSFGVKLNLSEKTKTKLLSKGSFNEETNGKWIFVVNGNKAERRAIKLGRENPLYYEVLDGLKPGDKVIASSYKDYKLSEVLNLE; encoded by the coding sequence ATGGACACCATAATCAAAAGTAAAAATAACAAAAAAAAGTATCTAATAATCGCATTGCCCATTATCTTAGTTTTGGGTTATATCGTTTTTACATCGGCTACCAAAAAAAGAAGTCTGAATGTAAAAAAAGAAGAAATTACGATCAAAACAGTTGAAGATGGTTTCTTTGAAGATTTCATGTCTTTTCAGGCCAAAGCGGTTCCTGTAAATTCAATGTTGATTAATATAATTGAAGGCGGAGCGGTACAGGAAATATTTGTCGGAAACGGAGATATGGTTACCAAAGGGCAATCGTTGGCAAGATTATACAATCCAAATGCTGAATTAGCTTATATGCAACAGGAGACGGCTATTATTGAACAGATAAATAATCTGAACAAAGCCAAACTCGATTTAAGAAATCAGGAATTGAATTTAGGCAAAGATTTGATTGCGATTGAGCACGATTATCTGGATGCTAAAAATTTATTGGACACCAATAAGAATCTTTTTGAGCAGGAGATTCTCGCTAAAAGCGAATGGGAAAAAACCAAAGAAAATTACCGTTTTCAAAAAGAGCGAATGAGTATCATCAAACAAAGTGTGAGCAAGGAAAAACAGGCGAATCAAATTCAGATTGGACAACTCAATCAATCGATTGGTATTATGAACAAAAGTCTCGGAATTCTGCGAACTAATAAAAAGAATTTTTTGGTTACAGCGCCAATTTCCGGAAGACTTTCATCATTTGAACCGATACTGGGAAAGACCTATGCCCAAAACACCAGCATTGGTTTTATTGACGACCAAAAAGGATATAAATTAGTGGCTGATGTTGATGAGTTTTATTTGGACAGAGTTTCGGAAAACCAAAAAGGAACGGTAGATTTTGAAAACAAATCCATCGATGTAAAGATTACGAAAGTTATTCCGGAAGTAAAAAATGGCAGATTTCAAGTGGAATTAGATTTTATCGTTACAGATAAAATGGATTTAAAGCAAGGATTAAGCTTTGGAGTAAAATTAAATTTATCCGAAAAAACAAAGACAAAATTACTTTCGAAAGGAAGCTTCAATGAAGAGACCAATGGCAAATGGATATTTGTTGTAAACGGAAATAAAGCTGAAAGAAGAGCTATTAAATTAGGAAGAGAAAATCCGCTCTATTATGAAGTTTTAGACGGATTAAAACCAGGAGATAAAGTTATTGCTTCCTCTTATAAAGATTATAAACTATCAGAAGTTTTGAACTTAGAATAA
- a CDS encoding sigma-54-dependent transcriptional regulator produces the protein MKKTNASILIIDDQEDILFASKMFLKKHFENIFTLNNPKLVVELLAKNTIDVVLLDMNYRIGFEDGREGLYLLKEIKTLSPKTVVILMTAFGKVETAVEGLKSGAFDYILKPWENQKLLSVVKQAVDISRKEQKKSNPAEPIARFFIGNSDAIKKAYSLADKVAKTDANVLILGENGTGKFVLSHHIYSQSDRKNAPFIHVDLGSLNANIFESELFGYAKGAFTDAKTDTPGRFEMAQNGTIFLDEIGNVPLHLQSKLLQIIQTKTVTRLGESKPRPLNVRIISATNLNLKQEVADKNFREDLYYRINTMEIILPPLRERIEDKLPLAEYLLQKMMDKYERNEITFDKKVIEPIEKHAWNGNIREMENRIERAVILCENNLITVSDLDLEQITIYEENLEDIQLSSIEKATVERALLKNNNNISKTAEELGLSRGALYRRLDKYNISTN, from the coding sequence ATGAAGAAAACAAACGCCTCCATTTTAATCATAGACGACCAAGAAGACATTCTTTTTGCTTCTAAAATGTTTCTTAAAAAGCATTTTGAAAACATTTTTACGCTGAACAACCCAAAATTGGTGGTCGAATTATTGGCAAAAAATACCATCGATGTCGTTTTATTAGACATGAATTACAGAATAGGTTTTGAAGATGGCAGAGAAGGATTGTATTTGCTGAAAGAAATAAAAACGCTTTCGCCAAAAACGGTTGTTATTTTAATGACAGCCTTTGGTAAAGTGGAAACTGCGGTTGAAGGTTTAAAATCGGGTGCTTTTGATTATATTCTAAAGCCTTGGGAGAATCAAAAATTGCTCAGTGTTGTAAAACAAGCTGTCGATATAAGTCGGAAAGAACAGAAGAAATCCAATCCTGCCGAACCGATTGCTCGTTTTTTTATTGGCAATTCGGATGCGATAAAGAAAGCCTATTCATTGGCAGATAAAGTGGCGAAAACGGATGCGAATGTTTTAATCCTTGGCGAAAACGGAACCGGTAAATTTGTTTTATCGCATCATATTTACAGCCAGTCCGACAGGAAAAATGCTCCTTTTATTCATGTTGATTTGGGTTCTTTGAATGCGAATATTTTTGAAAGCGAATTATTTGGCTATGCCAAAGGTGCTTTTACAGATGCCAAAACTGATACTCCGGGGCGTTTTGAAATGGCTCAAAATGGGACTATTTTTTTAGATGAAATAGGAAATGTTCCCTTGCATTTACAATCTAAACTGTTGCAGATAATCCAAACCAAAACCGTTACCCGATTAGGTGAATCAAAACCCAGACCGTTGAATGTTCGTATTATTAGCGCGACGAATCTAAATTTAAAACAAGAAGTGGCCGATAAAAACTTTAGAGAGGATTTATACTACCGGATTAATACGATGGAAATCATCTTGCCCCCTTTGCGGGAACGAATCGAAGATAAACTGCCGTTAGCCGAATATCTTCTGCAAAAAATGATGGACAAATATGAGCGAAACGAAATTACTTTTGATAAAAAAGTAATAGAACCAATAGAAAAGCACGCTTGGAATGGTAACATTCGCGAAATGGAAAACCGAATAGAACGCGCCGTGATACTTTGCGAAAATAATCTCATCACGGTTTCCGATTTGGATTTGGAACAGATAACTATTTATGAAGAAAATCTGGAAGATATCCAACTTTCTTCAATTGAAAAGGCAACTGTCGAAAGAGCACTTCTTAAAAACAATAATAATATCAGTAAAACAGCGGAAGAATTAGGCTTGTCAAGAGGCGCATTATACAGGCGTTTGGACAAATACAACATCAGTACCAATTAA
- a CDS encoding ABC transporter permease: MIKNWTNIFIYHIKNNKLFTALNVVGLSIGIAGLIFALLYWNDEQSYNDWNPEKEKVYQVLVQLTDMPVMAEHSARLKTYLDKDPNVEKIVFAENWYQKGKIIYNGKKEAVDKIINAESDFFSLFPFKIIKGNAVSAVTDETNIAISEELAQRVFGDENPIGKQLNYLDAMSVVRAVYRIQGNSSIAPDIVVNRLKDLTNPENQQGLFALKLLLKLKDPSKAEATRLLLEKAYYNEVIVPSAKQAGFSLKEMEKKIGHFTVFMEPLSTARLHSVTDAYPEGRGNYQFLLIMVGLSVLILILSIVNYINLATANAIKRAKEIGIRKIVGASKGNIIRQFIFETILMSSFSILLALVVVELTLPYYNEFLNKNLIVTGSQFYMQLILIFIITVILAGVFPAVYVSNFETLKVLKGNFSRSKTGLWLRNGMLIFQFSIATFFIIGSNIVFQQVKYLSNKDLGFKAHQVIDISLNFSKSDYETEDVGQHIYNKYTTIKEKLSKIKGVENVSTGNISFDGQDSSLTPILYNDVLFKEKNVGIDFGMLELMNIKMVKGRGFSKQLASDTLNSVLINETAQKLMNIKDPIGQEVVMRNQKLKIIGVVKDFNLLSPEVNVPPMTFYHLKTLDMAGEISHVYVKLKSDNMENTLSDIEKLWATVDTEYPFKYDFVDKQYARTYETYVKQKNLFSLLNVVVILIALFGLFALASYSIQRRMKEIAIRKTLGAETNILLKELSKQYILYCIIGFLIAVIPVYYLLNRWLENFAFRIEIAIYPFLIGFIGLLALTLLIVLSRAYQATRVDVLKYLKYE; the protein is encoded by the coding sequence ATGATAAAAAATTGGACTAACATATTTATTTACCATATCAAAAACAACAAGCTTTTTACGGCTTTGAATGTTGTAGGATTATCAATTGGAATTGCAGGATTGATTTTTGCTTTGCTGTATTGGAACGACGAACAGAGTTATAATGACTGGAATCCTGAAAAAGAGAAAGTCTATCAGGTTTTGGTTCAATTGACCGATATGCCTGTGATGGCAGAACATTCGGCACGATTGAAAACCTATCTCGATAAAGATCCTAATGTCGAAAAGATTGTTTTTGCCGAGAATTGGTATCAAAAAGGCAAAATTATTTATAATGGAAAGAAAGAAGCAGTAGATAAAATTATTAATGCAGAAAGTGATTTCTTTTCTCTCTTTCCTTTTAAAATCATAAAAGGGAATGCTGTTTCGGCTGTGACAGATGAAACCAATATTGCTATTTCTGAAGAACTTGCCCAAAGAGTTTTTGGAGACGAAAACCCAATTGGCAAACAGCTAAATTACTTGGATGCTATGAGTGTTGTTCGCGCGGTTTACCGCATACAAGGAAATTCGTCCATAGCACCAGATATTGTAGTTAATAGATTGAAAGATTTAACGAATCCCGAAAACCAACAGGGTCTTTTTGCGCTAAAACTTTTATTAAAACTGAAAGATCCATCAAAAGCGGAAGCCACCAGATTGTTGCTAGAAAAAGCATATTATAACGAAGTTATTGTCCCGAGTGCAAAACAAGCAGGCTTTTCGCTCAAGGAAATGGAAAAGAAAATAGGCCATTTTACGGTCTTTATGGAACCGCTGTCCACAGCCCGACTGCATTCTGTCACAGATGCTTATCCTGAAGGAAGAGGCAATTATCAATTTTTGCTAATTATGGTGGGATTATCAGTTTTGATTCTCATTTTGTCCATTGTCAATTACATTAATTTAGCTACAGCCAATGCCATAAAACGAGCCAAAGAAATAGGTATCCGTAAAATTGTTGGTGCTTCTAAGGGCAATATTATCAGGCAATTTATTTTTGAAACCATTTTAATGAGTTCCTTTTCTATCTTGTTGGCTTTAGTGGTTGTCGAGTTGACTTTGCCGTATTACAATGAATTTTTAAATAAAAACTTAATCGTTACCGGCAGTCAGTTTTATATGCAGTTGATTCTTATTTTTATCATTACGGTGATACTTGCAGGAGTATTCCCGGCAGTTTATGTTTCAAATTTCGAAACATTAAAAGTTTTGAAAGGGAATTTCAGCAGAAGTAAAACTGGACTTTGGCTACGCAATGGCATGTTGATTTTCCAGTTCTCTATTGCAACATTTTTTATAATTGGGTCTAATATTGTTTTTCAGCAGGTGAAATATTTAAGCAATAAAGATTTAGGTTTCAAAGCCCATCAGGTAATTGATATTAGTTTGAATTTTTCGAAATCAGATTATGAAACAGAAGATGTTGGGCAGCATATCTACAACAAATACACAACTATCAAAGAAAAGCTTTCTAAAATAAAAGGAGTCGAGAATGTTTCAACAGGAAATATTTCTTTTGATGGACAGGACAGTTCATTAACCCCTATTTTATATAATGATGTTTTGTTTAAAGAAAAAAATGTTGGAATTGATTTTGGAATGCTGGAATTGATGAACATAAAAATGGTAAAAGGAAGAGGTTTTAGTAAACAATTGGCCTCAGATACACTTAATTCTGTTCTGATAAATGAAACTGCTCAAAAGCTAATGAATATAAAAGATCCAATTGGCCAAGAAGTTGTAATGAGAAATCAGAAATTAAAGATTATCGGTGTTGTAAAAGATTTTAATTTACTAAGTCCGGAAGTAAATGTTCCGCCAATGACCTTTTATCATTTAAAAACCTTGGATATGGCGGGCGAAATAAGTCATGTTTACGTAAAATTGAAGTCGGATAACATGGAAAACACACTATCAGATATCGAAAAATTATGGGCAACTGTAGATACTGAATATCCATTTAAATACGATTTTGTGGACAAGCAATATGCCAGAACCTATGAAACGTATGTGAAACAGAAAAATCTCTTTTCGCTACTGAATGTTGTGGTGATTTTGATTGCTCTTTTTGGGTTATTTGCTTTGGCTTCCTATTCAATTCAAAGGCGCATGAAAGAAATTGCCATCAGAAAGACGCTGGGTGCCGAAACCAATATTTTACTGAAAGAGCTCTCTAAACAGTACATTTTGTATTGCATAATTGGATTTTTGATTGCGGTAATTCCGGTCTATTATTTATTGAATAGATGGTTGGAGAACTTCGCTTTCAGAATTGAGATAGCTATTTATCCTTTCTTAATTGGGTTTATTGGTTTGCTGGCATTAACGTTGCTAATTGTGCTTTCACGAGCGTATCAGGCAACAAGAGTTGATGTTTTAAAATATTTGAAATATGAATAA